taacattttaaaaagtcccGCCCTGTTCCCTGTCATCCCTATCTTCTTCATCCATTCTGCGTCCATGTTTTCGGAAGTACTTGTAGCGCTGGACGTATAGCTTCACAAGGTTGCTGACCTTGACCGGGTTGATTTCGCCAGTACGACTGTGACAGATCTGAAACGATGACACGAGCATTAATGTCCTGCTTCAGTTCAGGGACATTTGCTCTTCAATTTGTACACGAGGTTTACAGTAAGAATGTGTGCATTCTTAAACAATGTCATCTAGGCCGGTTTACTTACATATTGTAACTGAACTACACTGTACAATTTCTGCAGTCTTATAAGATGAAGGCAAGCCACATTGCACACGGTGAAATGTGTGGACCATCAACTCTGTATGTTCACACTATGCGATAAAGCGTGTATTAAATATTGACTGCAACCGAGCAAATATCATGCGCTAAACGCAGTGtcaaaaatcattgtttttattcatataaaGAAAAATCCCCAGGTTGTTGTCATGGTGCTGGTTAGCTAGAATTTAACTCTTGTGGTGTTCATGTGCatcgaaaagaaaaaaggaggaaGGTGAAAACGGGGCTGTCAATGTTAAAAACACAGCTGGAGGTGAGTCACATTCTTCACACctttacacacacatacttcGCGTTACCTAGCGAGTATGACCGCAGCGCACCTTATTGTATATAGATCGATCACAAATTATTACAAGGCTTCCAAAGGACTAAATcgttttataaagaaaaaaacattttggggggtaaTTTGCACCAACCAGGCAAGCACAGTCTGCATTGTTGCCCACTTTTACTTACGTTTTGGTTGATAGGCACGCAAAAGTCTTTttatgtttctctctctctcatacacTCCAGAGCAGAAAATAGCGTCTAAAATAACGGCAACCGCAGAAGAAGGCTGCCaggtttttttgtaaccttggccagatctgtgccttgccacaattctgtctctgagctcttcaggcagttcctttgacctcgtgattctcatttgctgtgacatgcactgtgagctggaaGGACTTCTATAGAccggtgtgtggctttcctcatcaagtccaatcagtataatcaaacacagctggactccaatgaaggtgtagaaccatttgaaggatgatcagaagacatggacagcacccgaattcaatatatgagtggcacagcaaaggggctgaatacttctggctgtgtgttatttcagtttttcttttttaataaatctgcagaaatgtcaatattgggtgctgtgtgtacattcatgagggggggggaaaaaagaaaaaaaaaaaaagaaaaagattttagcgcatggctgcaatataacaaagagtgaaaaatgcaaGGGGGtcctttccgtacccactgtatatatactttGTATGGCTTGGCGGCGGTAACCTGTAATATTGTGTGACGAGGTGTGTTGCTGTGCGGCTGACCTTGTGAACAGCTTTTCTGAGGATATCTTTGTATTCGTCCTTGTTGATGTCTTTGCGCTGATAGTAAGGTTTGATCGCAAGCTTCACCTCTTCCACTGCCCGCTCCTGGGTGTGGAGCTTCTTCAGGTACTGTGCATTTCATCAAAAAAGGcattaataaaaaacaaaaataataataatgaaatttaaaaaatgtttgacaaatacaattaaaagggATAGGTAGGACATAAAACCGAATGCAAGTTCCCTTGTGAGTAAGAGACCGAACATCGTCTAAAGGAAGTCATCTTGGAGTTAAGATTTTGTTGAGAGTTTGTTACTCATGCACACGAGAAGGCGAGAGATGTGGCGAGGCACTTGCTAGTCTCTCTTTTTGAAGAAAGACAACTGATGAACTTGTTTTGACATTGGTTGACAAGGTTGTCCTTCATTTGCACCCAAAAACTACAGAGCTAACACCCAAAAAGTTCTCAAGGCTCACTATGCTAAAAGATGGCAaagatatttttctttaatatgAAACTCAGAGCTGAAAGACTGAAACTTAAGTGCCAAACATTGCTGACTTGAGCATTTGATTTTTTACGGAGTGTGAGACGCTTTGTCCCGCCTACACTCAACACCGAAAATAGCAGATGTACTACAAGGGAAGCGGGGTCAAATTTGGTACAGTCTTTGTGTTCACCATGTGTCTATTTGACAAAGATCGTAagtttgtattttcaaatttcATGTTAAAGCCCATATTTTGCAGGTTATAGAAATGATAGAGTTCTTTTAAGTACAGGCTGCACATACATTTGTGACAGGTAAAAGTGAGTCACAGAGATATTGTCCATAAATAGCATGTTTACGTTTTGTACTGTAAAGGGTTGTGATggaaatgtaataaatagtcCAAAGAGTTGAGTGTCTTCCATAAACAGGACAAACGTTTGTGACAGGATAATGACCTTTTAACTTTACCTTGTCAGGGTCTTTACTTTCATTGTCCCAAAAAGTGTCCCCAGAGCTCCCTGCAAATCCCGGCAGCCCCACAGGAATGACAGGCGGGGGCGTCTGTGCGCATCCACCACCGACGGAGGGGTGCAGGTGAGAGGGCGGCGTTTTGGTGCAAGCGACTAACGGCAGGGAGCTTTGGAGGATGAACTGCGCTGGGCTCAATCCGGGCGGCGGGGGGAGATTGGGAGGGGGAGGCGGGATCTGGGAGGAGGCGGCCGACGGAGCCTGAGACTGGCTCTGGTTTGCTTGCGAGAGGATCTGCATTTGAGACAGCAGATCAGTAAGTGACAACACTGTTTGGAAAGTGACATTCCCAGTGTGATTGAAATTTGTGTAATTATTTATGTTAACACATTGACTGAATTAAATATAAGAACAAATAGGTCTAtcaaccaaataaaaaaagggacCACTCCACATATTCGACTACCCCTGGTGACTTCTGACAATACTACTGAATATAATAGTGTTGCCGTGGTAACATAAGAAGTACATGAACAGTagtttgaaacatttattttctggtaATGGGTAAGCGATTTGTTCTAAGAAATGTCTGGACATCATGTCTGGAGTGTGACGAAAGTAACGTGGCGACGACACCTACTTCGAGGCTCTGGTTTCTTTTTATTCCATGTAAAGGGCTGGCGCACAGGCTTAAGATGCTCAGTTTTCCTCTCACCTGGCTGGTCGCTTGGATGAACTCTTGTGCTTTTGCTCTGCTGGCAATATTTGCCTCCTCCATTTTGAAGAGTAGGGCAGTTACTAAGAGGATGCATGAAAAGAGGATTTATGGTTGCAAGTTGGAAGAAACAGTTGACTTACAGAGCCATTCAATGCTGTCCCCACCAGGtatttaaaaatcaatcaatcaatcaatcaatcaataaaatctGTCCATATTAGAATGCAAAAAGATAGTACTGGCTCGCTTAGAGAAGTCAAAAGGTGAACGCTTTGTAAAGGACAAGCGTGAAAAGAAACAAACGAAGCCCacaatttgttttactttttcacagGGTTTGAGAttttatacaaatgtatttgaacgACAAAAATGTCCCGTGTGACTACACTGTGCTTTGTTGAATTAATCAAAATGAATGAGGTGTGACCGTTTCCAAAAAAACCACGGCAAACCTCTGTTAATCGATGCTGTAAACTCACATGCAAGAACCCCTCCAGTTGTGCAGTCCACCCCTGTCTGGAGACTCCATGGGAGGACAGGAGCTGTCGGAGGAGGCGGTGGAGGAGGCTTACTGGCAGATGACGAGGAcaccgaggaggaagaggggtCCGACgaggacaaaggcagagaaagGGAACCGAGACCACCGCCTACTGACGATGAAGACGAAGGAGGTGAGGCCGCAGATTTGGGTGCATTGTCCGAAGTGGGCTGCGTGGCGGTGGGCGTGGACCCCTGGGGCACAGACGGGCTGGGCGGACTGGACGGCGGGAGTGTGGGGCTGGTCTGAGTCGGGCAGTCGTCAGCTAGGAAAGAAGCCTCTGGAGTCTTACAGCTGCTGTCCACAGTCTGAGAGTCTGGCGAAGACTCCCTGGTGTCCCGTAGGGGAGCCACCACTGGTGGGGGGCTACGGGGGGGTGAGGAGGAGGGCGGCAGCACACTTGtgaaggaggatgaggaggaagaggacgacgACGAACAAGGAGCGGGGCCGGCTTGGCCAGAGTGCGGACTGCTGGGCTTCATTCCGTCTCCAGCTGCGGAAAGAACTTCTTGAGAGGCCCCACTCCAGCCTTCAGATGTGGCTTTTGATTGGCTCCCATCTCCAGTGGCCATGTCTGATGCCACAACTTTTTCCCTGACTTTCTTGGCCAAGCGACGGCGGCGCTTGGTCGCTAATgttgatgaagaggaggaggtggaggaagaaGTGGACGTGATCGAGCCAGGCTTTGTTTTCTTAGATTTCATACCCGCAGGACTGGTTAAAGAGGGCGGCGGTGCTGCGAGGCTGTTTCGCTTGCCCATACTTGCCAGATCTTTATTGCGGACTCCCACCGAGAGAGGCTCAGTGCACGGTTTTAGGAATGGCGACCTGCTCTCATTATCTCTACAGAAGACGACAGCAATTGAACCACCCACCACAGATCCTCCGGAACCGCCTCCGGTCCCTCCAGGACCAAGGAGGTCCATACCCAATTTACCAGAGCCGACTGACGTCCCAGTGGTGCTGCTCACACCCTCCCGTACCATAACTGACACTTTGGACTGAAGTTTGCCTTTCCGACTGCCGCTCTCTTTTTTGGATCTGCTGGAGCGACCCAAATCCTTTTTGCTGTCGTTGTCCCACACTTTTTCTTTGCCCACCTTCCTGGTTCGCTTGGCTAAAGCAAGGCCGGTTGAGACATGGGCAGAATCAGAAGTGACTGACAGAGAGGATAGGCATTTGCTTTTGGTTTTattggaagaggaggaggatgactgAGTCAATTTCTTTGAGGTGCGAACTTTCTTTTTTGGGTGATGTCGCTCAGTCTTTGGGGTTGTTTTAGATTTGGGACTGGGGACGGGTGGGTCCAGGGGCAGTGCTGGCGGAGGTGTATCTTCCAAGGATGGGTAGTCCGAGTCCAAAGCCTCACCATCTAAAGACAACACATCTATCTCGAGTTTATCGGAATAGCGATCTGACTCATAGCTGTGATACCGCGGAGGAGACGGTGACTGCGATCGGCTGTGACAAGTTCCCCGGTCCATCTTTTCTCCACCCGAGTGccatcttctcttttttttcctcttgtggGGCACGTCTAGGTCCTGTACAATCCGACACGGAGAGGCTTGGGTGAGTATAGGAGAGCCAGGTACAGTGGTGgtggttgtggtggtggtgaCCGTGATGGTTCGCTTGATGGCGAAGAGGTCAGAACCATTCAGGTCCTGAATAGATGGCGGGACAACAGGGCGCCCGTCGCGACGACGTTCCCTCACGTGCTCTCGGGCTCTTTCACTCTCTCTTCTCTCCGTGCTTCTTCTTGGCCTCTTCGAAATGTCCCGCTCTCTACTGCTTGAATGAAAGATTCCCTTCctttccccctcctcctttcTTGAGCTAGaacgtctctctctctcatttcttCTCTGGCTAATGGTGCGCCTTTGTTCACTCTCTCGCTGCCTGTCTCGCtccatttttctctctctgtctcgtcctctctctctctctcgctctctttcccCCTCTCTGTGGCAATCCACAGAGGGGCTAGAGACGGAGTGTCGACTGTGGCCCTGTCGTCTCGAGGAGTTGCGTGAAAGTGACGCCTCTGGGCTgctgtgatgtgtttttttcctcttctgacTACTACTTCTGCTGGTTCTCCTACTTCTAACCTCCTTATCAGTCCTGTCCCCTAGCTTCTTTTCTCTGCTCCTTTCCCGACCTCCCTCCttgtctttctttctcttctttcgtTTCTCATCCTTCTCCTTAGCCTTCCTATCCTTGCTTCTCTGTCTGTTCTGATCCTTGGAAACTTTGGAGGGCTTGCGATTTGTGCTTCCTTTCTCAGCAGCGTGCGCGAGAGGGGACGAAGGTATCGACTGTACGGGAGGAGCAGGGGGAGGTGGTGGCTGAGACGCGAGAGGGGATGTACCAGGAAAGGCGAGATATCTTTCCTTCCTCTTGCTGACCAGTTTCCTTCTCAGATCCTCCAATCCTACCACAGGCTCGTCGTCTGGCTCCCTGTCCACCTCCCAGTTGCCGTCCGCGCATACAGACACAAATCCATCCCCGTCCAGCACACGGAGGATACGCTCTGGTTTTGGATCAAAGAAGGTGATCTTGGGAGAGTTCAAGCAGAGACTTTCTCCTGCTGTTCTCTTGCTGCCAACATCTCTCTCAATGGCGACAACAATCTCCCCCTCTTCAATCTCAGAATGGTCAGAGTCAGCCCTCTCTCGTTTAACTCGAGCTTTGGTAGTGCTGTAGTCAACTCGCCTTCTATGAGAGAGCTGGGTAGCCAATGGAGGGCTCGGTGGGTCACTGAAAATGTCAGTGGAGTCTGGAGGTACCTCTTCTTTCTCCTCAACAGTTTCTCTCGCCGTATTCGTGAGCTCTTCTGTTATTTTGCAATTTTCATCGTCATCATCTGATGCTGGAGAACCAGTGGGGTCAAACGGGTCATACTTCTCTCCATCTTCCTCAATCTTTCCATCCTTTTCCCCCTCAGTAGGATGGAAAGGATCATATATCTCCTTTTTTCTACCTTCTTCTTTATAATCAACAGCTGACTGTAATAAAGTGCGAGGGAAGGAATCTGCAAAGGAGGCTTTAGATGTGGAGAGGGATGACATCGCAAGGGAGACAGATGTGGAGGACACCCTAACCATTTCTGACCCGCGATTCTGACCTTTAACATGGTTCTGAAAAACCGATGAGTTGACACAGGGAGAAGACGAGGTAGAACTGGGCGAAGACCGATCAGATGATGGAGATGACCGAGACAAGGAGGGTGAGCGACGAGGGGGGCTTCTGGCAAACTCTCTTTGGGCAGTGGGTGAGGAGGAGGCGGCGTGCCTCCGTTTGAGGCCTGATGCTGATGTCAGGTCCATAACCCAGGACAGATGGTTGTAAAAAGGTTGGTCAGCTGGAACTAGAAGTTGGAAGCTAAAGGAAAGGACACTGAATAATTGGAACCCACGAACCAACCTGGCAGAGAGGAGAGAGCGATGTAGTCTTGATTCAAAATTGCACAAATAACATTGAATGAAAATGGAGGACATGATGCTAGAGTGAAGATGCGAATTGAGATTAGGGACAGATAGATAAGGGATGGGCATTTCCTTGATCGACTATGGCTCTCGACTTGTGCAATGACAATAGtcattttaattacaaaaaaaaaatgttgcccgGTGGAGCTGCCAAAGAGGTCTTGTTTGATGTATCTCACTTACTCACAGATTGTTGATGCCGTGTTGTAGTACGAGTACTTCGCTAGTTACAGCCAATTAGTGCACTCCCTGTTTCCCGCATTTGTTTCAAGAAGCTCATCTTTAGATTACGATTCCATATTTCATGGATGTTTCATAATATAAAAAGGTAGTCAggcgctgaaaaaaaaaaagaaaagaaaaatattttcttcataACGTTGTTGCAAACCGCTGCGACAATTCTTTGAGAATGAAAAGGAATACCAGTAGGTCACCAGTCATATTTTTAATGGCAACTATTGGTTTATCTTAACATTTTATTCcccgtcaatggtgtttttcctcAATCACATTTGACATGCACATAATCGGTGCGTATAAATGCACATAATCAGTGCGTATACTTAAAGGGGCTCTCAGCAGATATCCGTGTtttctttctaaatacattagaTATAGTTGAATTGTTGAGATCTAGCTTAAGCacctttttcaccatttgaattGGCATGACAGGGCTGGGGCGTAGACTTCCTAgcgcgagttccctcccccactatacaagtacaaagtgacgtcatttcgtTTGGCTCCTCAGTTGAGTGtcagctgtgcttagcttccataacaagccCCATTTGTcactccagcgtgcagttagcaagctaacgacgGCTATACCCCGAAAATGGGTCTcggctggatgcctcaatttacacaAAGGCtgagtgagattttttttaagctttgaaaaaataatgacataaaaaaagcgatggattgacttttcgAAGACGCGGATggtgagctgaacatcaacactaccACCACTGCAGTGAGCATTTGACGACGGATAGTTCTGTAAACCTTCACCTGAGACAACGTGGCTTCgcgggtaacttgatactagcgAATGGGACAGTGGCAGCTGTCTAACTACCCGGGCCTCCTCCTAATATCGTCGTCAGGTGCCGTTTTCGGCTGTGACATTTTGTCGCCGACGACGAGCGCAAGTTGACTtgtctgcttatttttatgaacgaagtccacaataaccattcaattttgaagtcgAGCCTCCTCATGTGATTTTTACATCGTAcaagctatcaccccctcaggATGTTTGGCGCATCCATCGGAcccgcccacagcgtctgagagctggcccttattattcaagttttgaaacctgattttatagACTTTGcgattttttatttcttgattgtTATTCATTCAAGTTTGGCAGGCTTGTtgacattactcttctctgccttgtgtcaaattgacatgccatttttgggcctgcttagtgccactttaataaGAACATTGCTACTGTTGCCATCTTAATTGACCTCATAACATGAATAAAGTATATCTGTCTCCTTATCAATCCATACATTCATCAGTCACACAGCGTGTCAGGGTTATCGTTTACAGACCACATCATTTGGAGGAACACTAGTAGATCGTTCCAAACAACCATTAAAGCAAGCTATTCGAAcatgtttgtttattcttgttattgtttttacaaagACTGTTTCGGATGTCAAAACACATTCCAAGAGTGCTTTCGCCATTGGGCAGACGCAATAAATGAAAGggctttgttgttgtcatctgcGTTTCCTCAGTCAAATGTTTGCAATACTCGTTATGGTTACCGCAATTGACTGAATATAGTCATGAATGCTGAGCGTTAATACGGTCAGCGTTTATCACCAAAAAGGACATAGCACTTTTTGTGTCGAGCCTTCTATCACGAACTTCGCCCACAACCAGGTATTCATCTAGCTAAGCTAAGTTAGCTGAGAGGCTAGCTAGCAAAAGGTGGCaactgtgggttgtgtgcgCAAATTACCTTATGTCCTGCTATGTCCTCTTTAAGGTCCCAGCTTGCGCACTGCACATACCGATATCTGTTTTTAATCACATGAGATTCGATGGTCAAATTCAGCAAAGAGTGCTTTTATGTGGTTTTATGAGCGCAACGGCAGCCCAGCTCCATCAATCTCCGCCATTTTCCTCTCCCTCAAGCAGCACGACAAAGGATTATGGGAAACgtagtttttttaaacacaggttTTCAACAGTGACGCGAGTAAATCAATAAACTGGGATGAAACATAccgtcccctccaaaagtattgggacggGAAGGTCACttcctttgttttggttgtatactgaagacttttgggtttcaaatcagaagATGAATATGTGACACAGGTTCAGagttccagcttttatttcatggtattt
This Phycodurus eques isolate BA_2022a chromosome 16, UOR_Pequ_1.1, whole genome shotgun sequence DNA region includes the following protein-coding sequences:
- the scaf1 gene encoding splicing factor, arginine/serine-rich 19 isoform X1, which gives rise to MDLTSASGLKRRHAASSSPTAQREFARSPPRRSPSLSRSSPSSDRSSPSSTSSSPCVNSSVFQNHVKGQNRGSEMVRVSSTSVSLAMSSLSTSKASFADSFPRTLLQSAVDYKEEGRKKEIYDPFHPTEGEKDGKIEEDGEKYDPFDPTGSPASDDDDENCKITEELTNTARETVEEKEEVPPDSTDIFSDPPSPPLATQLSHRRRVDYSTTKARVKRERADSDHSEIEEGEIVVAIERDVGSKRTAGESLCLNSPKITFFDPKPERILRVLDGDGFVSVCADGNWEVDREPDDEPVVGLEDLRRKLVSKRKERYLAFPGTSPLASQPPPPPAPPVQSIPSSPLAHAAEKGSTNRKPSKVSKDQNRQRSKDRKAKEKDEKRKKRKKDKEGGRERSREKKLGDRTDKEVRSRRTSRSSSQKRKKTHHSSPEASLSRNSSRRQGHSRHSVSSPSVDCHREGERERERERGRDRERKMERDRQRESEQRRTISQRRNERERRSSSRKEEGERKGIFHSSSRERDISKRPRRSTERRESERAREHVRERRRDGRPVVPPSIQDLNGSDLFAIKRTITVTTTTTTTTVPGSPILTQASPCRIVQDLDVPHKRKKKRRWHSGGEKMDRGTCHSRSQSPSPPRYHSYESDRYSDKLEIDVLSLDGEALDSDYPSLEDTPPPALPLDPPVPSPKSKTTPKTERHHPKKKVRTSKKLTQSSSSSSNKTKSKCLSSLSVTSDSAHVSTGLALAKRTRKVGKEKVWDNDSKKDLGRSSRSKKESGSRKGKLQSKVSVMVREGVSSTTGTSVGSGKLGMDLLGPGGTGGGSGGSVVGGSIAVVFCRDNESRSPFLKPCTEPLSVGVRNKDLASMGKRNSLAAPPPSLTSPAGMKSKKTKPGSITSTSSSTSSSSSTLATKRRRRLAKKVREKVVASDMATGDGSQSKATSEGWSGASQEVLSAAGDGMKPSSPHSGQAGPAPCSSSSSSSSSSFTSVLPPSSSPPRSPPPVVAPLRDTRESSPDSQTVDSSCKTPEASFLADDCPTQTSPTLPPSSPPSPSVPQGSTPTATQPTSDNAPKSAASPPSSSSSVGGGLGSLSLPLSSSDPSSSSVSSSSASKPPPPPPPTAPVLPWSLQTGVDCTTGGVLALTALLFKMEEANIASRAKAQEFIQATSQVRGKLSILSLCASPLHGIKRNQSLEILSQANQSQSQAPSAASSQIPPPPPNLPPPPGLSPAQFILQSSLPLVACTKTPPSHLHPSVGGGCAQTPPPVIPVGLPGFAGSSGDTFWDNESKDPDKYLKKLHTQERAVEEVKLAIKPYYQRKDINKDEYKDILRKAVHKICHSRTGEINPVKVSNLVKLYVQRYKYFRKHGRRMDEEDRDDREQGGTF
- the scaf1 gene encoding splicing factor, arginine/serine-rich 19 isoform X2, with translation MDLTSASGLKRRHAASSSPTAQREFARSPPRRSPSLSRSSPSSDRSSPSSTSSSPCVNSSVFQNHVKGQNRGSEMVRVSSTSVSLAMSSLSTSKASFADSFPRTLLQSAVDYKEEGRKKEIYDPFHPTEGEKDGKIEEDGEKYDPFDPTGSPASDDDDENCKITEELTNTARETVEEKEEVPPDSTDIFSDPPSPPLATQLSHRRRVDYSTTKARVKRERADSDHSEIEEGEIVVAIERDVGSKRTAGESLCLNSPKITFFDPKPERILRVLDGDGFVSVCADGNWEVDREPDDEPVVGLEDLRRKLVSKRKERYLAFPGTSPLASQPPPPPAPPVQSIPSSPLAHAAEKGSTNRKPSKVSKDQNRQRSKDRKAKEKDEKRKKRKKDKEGGRERSREKKLGDRTDKEVRSRRTSRSSSQKRKKTHHSSPEASLSRNSSRRQGHSRHSVSSPSVDCHREGERERERERGRDRERKMERDRQRESEQRRTISQRRNERERRSSSRKEEGERKGIFHSSSRERDISKRPRRSTERRESERAREHVRERRRDGRPVVPPSIQDLNGSDLFAIKRTITVTTTTTTTTVPGSPILTQASPCRIVQDLDVPHKRKKKRRWHSGGEKMDRGTCHSRSQSPSPPRYHSYESDRYSDKLEIDVLSLDGEALDSDYPSLEDTPPPALPLDPPVPSPKSKTTPKTERHHPKKKVRTSKKLTQSSSSSSNKTKSKCLSSLSVTSDSAHVSTGLALAKRTRKVGKEKVWDNDSKKDLGRSSRSKKESGSRKGKLQSKVSVMVREGVSSTTGTSVGSGKLGMDLLGPGGTGGGSGGSVVGGSIAVVFCRDNESRSPFLKPCTEPLSVGVRNKDLASMGKRNSLAAPPPSLTSPAGMKSKKTKPGSITSTSSSTSSSSSTLATKRRRRLAKKVREKVVASDMATGDGSQSKATSEGWSGASQEVLSAAGDGMKPSSPHSGQAGPAPCSSSSSSSSSSFTSVLPPSSSPPRSPPPVVAPLRDTRESSPDSQTVDSSCKTPEASFLADDCPTQTSPTLPPSSPPSPSVPQGSTPTATQPTSDNAPKSAASPPSSSSSVGGGLGSLSLPLSSSDPSSSSVSSSSASKPPPPPPPTAPVLPWSLQTGVDCTTGGVLALTALLFKMEEANIASRAKAQEFIQATSQILSQANQSQSQAPSAASSQIPPPPPNLPPPPGLSPAQFILQSSLPLVACTKTPPSHLHPSVGGGCAQTPPPVIPVGLPGFAGSSGDTFWDNESKDPDKYLKKLHTQERAVEEVKLAIKPYYQRKDINKDEYKDILRKAVHKICHSRTGEINPVKVSNLVKLYVQRYKYFRKHGRRMDEEDRDDREQGGTF